Sequence from the Microbacterium sp. AZCO genome:
GGATGCCACGAGCAGCAGCGCCGCGACGACGAGGACGCCGACCGCCGTGAGATCGACCGCGAAGACGGCGCCGAGCGCGAGCGCCTCGAGCCCGCCGAACGTCGCGAGACCGAAACCCACCGCCCTGCCGGTGGGAAGCGGGTGGTTGGTCGTCGTCTCCTGCCGCAGCGCGTCGGCGGTGACGATCCCGAGCGGCAGCGAGACCGCGAGGCCGAGGGCCACGAGGCCCGCCGTGCCGACGGGCACGATCGCGAAGGCCCCGAGCACGAGCAGCACCAGGGCGACGGCGGCGATGAGGCTCAGCACGACGGTGCGCACGACGAATCCGCTCTTGGGGCGGACGCGGTGGCGGAGGAAGGCCGCCTGGGCGCTCTCGGGGGCGGCCGGAGCCGCGGCATCCCTTCCCCCGTCCAGAAGATCGCGCACGTCGCCGAGCTCCGCGATCGCGAGTCGAGCCGCCTCGGCGGGGGAGCTGCCGGAGGCCTCGAGCTCGTCGACGCGGGCGATGAGGTTGGCACGCACCTCCTCCTTGAGGTCCTGCGCGTCGGGGGTCATCTCGACGCCCTGGAACGCCTCGTCGAGGAGGCGGTGGATGTCGGTGTTCATTGCTGTTCCTTCACGTCGAGGAGGGAGTCGATGATGCGTCGCGTGGCGACCCAGGCGGACACGTTCGAGCGGTACACGGAGCGCCCCGCGTCGGTGATGCGGTAGTACTTGCGGCGGCCGCCCTGCGTCTCGTCGCCCCAGTACGACTCGACGAGCCCGTCCTTCTCGAGACGGCGGTACGTCGCGTAGAGCGTCGCTTCCTTGATCTCGTAGTCGCCGCCGATGGCATCGCGGATCGTCTTGTAGATCTCGAAGCCGTAGCGGTCGCCGCGACGCAGCACGCCGAGCACGATCGTGTCGGTATGGCCGCGCAGCAGATCGGCCGCGAAGGCATCGTCCTGTGTCATGACAGGTACTGTATCACATCAAGTACTTGTCGAGACAGGGTTCGTTCTTTGCGCGGCGAGCCTCTGCTAGCTTCCTTCTTGTCTGCACGCCTCGGGGCGGCAGATTCTCCACGAGCACCATCTCGGCCGTCGTTCCAGGCCGAGCACCCTCGATCGTCTGCGCACCACCTCACGTGGCGCCGTCGACGACGTCGCCGCTGACACCTGTGACCTGCGACCGACGGGACTCGTCATGACCCGGGCATCCACTCGACTCACCTCCCTCATCGCCGTCCTCGCGACCTCCGTCCTCCTCCTCCTCCTCGGAGCGGCGCCCGGGGCCGCTCAGGCGGTGGCGGGCGTTCCCGGGGCCGCGACCGCCGTGACCGCGACGAAGGACGACACGGCGCACACCGCCACCGTGACGTGGAAGGCGCCGTCGAGCGACGGGGGCTCACCGATCACGGGATACCGGCTGGTGCGTCTCACCACGGCCGGACCGACTGTCGGCTCGACGACCGTCGGGCCCGGCATCCGGTCCCGCGTCTATACCAACCTCGCTCCGGGAACGACCCTCATCGTCGCGGTCATCCCCCTCAACGCGGCCGGCAGCGGGCCGGCACGGACCACATCGATCACGATGGCACAGGCGACCCTCACGACCGACACCCCGACGATCACCGGCACCGCTCAGGTGGGCTCCATCCTCACGGCGCACCCCGGCACGTGGGGGCCGCCGCCCGTGTCGTTCTCGTTCCAGTGGTACGCCGGCTCGACCCGCATCCTGGGGGCGACGGGATCTGTGTACACGCCGACGTCGACGGACGTCGGCAAGCCCCTCAAGGTGCAGGTCACGGGCGCCAAGCCGGGGTACGCGAGCAGCGCGCGGTTCAGCGCCCCGACCGCGCCCGTCCTCCGCGACGTGCCCGTCGTTCCCGGTGCGGTGAGCAGCACCGTGATCACCCAGGACGACCGGGACCGCACAGCGACCCTGACCTGGACTCCCCCGTTCTCCGACGGCGGATCGCCGGTCACGGGCTACCGGGTCACACGCAACGGCACCGACGCATCGGGCAACGGCCCGCTCACGGTGATCCTCGGGCCCGACGCGCGATCGTGGACCGCGGTCGACCTCGCGCGCGAGACGACCTACGAGCTGACCGTCGCGGCGATCAACGCCGTCGGGACGGGTGCACCGACCACCGAGGAGGTCACGCTCCGCCTCGGAGTGATCACGCCGGTCGCTCCCGTCATCGTCGGGACGCCGCAGGTCGGGTCCACGCTGACGGTGGATGCCGGCACGTGGGAGCCGCAGCCGGTCACGCTGACGTATCAGTGGAACCGGTACAGCACGCCGATCCCCGGCGCGACGGGCAGGAGCTACACCCTCGTCGCCGACGACGCCGGACAGGCGATCTCGGTGACCGTGACGGGGAGCAAGCCGGGCTACCCGCCCACCAGCATCACGAGCCCCCAGGTGACGGTGACTCTTCCCGAGGGCAGCCGGGTCGTGGACGTCGCCGCGGGCGACTACCACTCCCTCGCGGTCACCGCCGACGGGCGCGTCTTCGCCTGGGGCGCCAACTTCAGCGGCCAGCTCGGCGACGGGACGACGACGGACCGGCCGACGCCCGTCGCCGTCGCCGGCATCACGGACGCGGTGGCGGTCGCCGCCGGGCAGGGCTTCTCCCTCGCGGCCACCGCCGACGGGCACGTCTACGCGTGGGGCCAGAACCAGTACGGCCAGCTCGGCGACGGGACCACCACCGATCGGCGGTCGCCGGCGCTCGTTGCGGGGGTCACAGACGCCGTCGACGTGACGGCGGCGCTCACGCACGCGCTGGCGCTCACCGCCGATGGCCGCCTCTATGCGTGGGGCGACAACACCGAAGGCGCGCTCGGCGACGGAACCGACACGCATCGGTACACACCCATCGTCGTTCCGGGACTCAGCGACGTCGTCTCGGTCAGCACGAGCTACAGCCATTCGCTCGCCGCGACGGCCGACGGCTCGGTGTACCACTGGGGCTACTTCCCCGATGGCGGACTGGGCGACGGGAACCCCGGGCGCTACACGCCCGCCCGCGTCTCCGGCATCCCTCCCGTCGTCTCGGTCGCGGCCGGCGGATCTCATGCGCTCGCCGTCGGCGCGGACGGCCGGGCCTACACCTGGGGCGCCAACATGGACGGACAGTTCGGCAACGGGACCCGCGTGGCGAACCCCGCACCGGCGCCGGTTCGCCATGCGACGCGCCAGGATCTCACCGGCATCGTCGAGGTCGCCGGGGCGTTCCACTCACTCGCGGTGACGTCGTCCGGAGAGCTGTTCGTCTGGGGCCGGAACGAGCGCGGCCAGCTCGGACTGGGCGTGGCCGGGGCCTGGGAGTCGTGGCCGACGCTGAACCCCGCGATCAGCGGCATCCGGTCGGTCGCCGTGAGCTACCAGCACTCGCTGGCGGTCACCGCCGACGGGCGCGTGTACGCGTGGGGCGTCAACGAGCGCGGTCAGCTCGGCGACGGAAGCATCGTCAACCGCCGATCGCCGGTGGTTGTCGGAGGGATCGGATGATCCGGGTCGGATGACCCGGGTCGGATGATCCGGGTCGGATGACCCGGGTCGGATGATCCGGGTCGCACAACCCCGGATCAGCTGGCGGCGAGCCGCGCCTTCTCGGCCTCGACGTCGTAGTCCGCGACGGGCCACTTGGGGTTGATGTCCTCGAGTGCGGCGAGCAGGAGCGCCTGGATGGCGACGCGGCCGTACCACTTGTGGTCGCCGGGGATGACGTGCCAGGGCGCGGCATCCGTCGACGTGCGCTCGATCGCGATCTGGTACGCCTCCATGTACTTCGGCCACAGCATCCGCTCATCCACGTCGGACGGGTTGTACTTCCAGTGCTTGTCCGGACGGTCGAGCCGCCGCATGAGTCGCCTCTTCTGCTCGTCCGAGGAGATGTGCAGCATGACCTTCACGATCCGGGTGCCGCCGTCGGTCAGGCGCTTCTCGAATTCGTTGATCGCGTCGTAGCGGCGCTCGATCTCATCGGCCGGCGCCAGCTCCCGCACGCGTGCGATGAGGACGTCCTCGTAGTGGGACCGGTCGAACACGCCGATGTACCCCGCCTCGGGCAGCGCCTTCTCGATGCGCCAGAGGAAGTCGTGCGCCTTCTCCTCGTCGGTGGGCTGCTTGAACGCGCTCACCGAGATGCCCTGCGGGTCGACGGCGCCGACGACGTGGCGGATGATGCCGCTCTTGCCGGCGCAGTCGAGGGCCTGCAGCACGAGCAGCACCGAGGCGTTCGTCACCTCGGCCTGACTCCGCGCGTAGAGCCGCTCCTGCAGCTCGCCCAGCTCCTTCTCCCCCGACGAGAGGTCCTTCTTGCCCTTCGACTTGCCGCCCTCGTAGCCGGGCGTCGAGGAGGGATCAATCTCGTCCAGCCGGGAACCGTCCCCCACGCGAAGGATCTCAGCCGGATCGCCCGTCCAGTACTTCTGACTCTCTGCCGTCATACGCTCATCCTGGCCGAGGCCACCGGAGCGCGCACCTGCTTGATTGCGGGCGGTCAGCGTGGCAGGGGGACCTCGATGAGGTGGCGACCCGCGACGGGTGAGGTCAGCGCCTGGTCGAGCTCACTGCGCGTCGTCGCGCGGGTGTACTCCCAGCCGTACGCCGCGGCAAGCTGGTCGAGGCTCACGGTGTGGGGCGTGTAGAGCACGCGGTCCATCGCGGTGCGCCCCGCGACCTGCGCCACCTCGAGACCGTCGAAGATCGTGCCTCCGCCGTCGTTCCCGACGACGACCTGAAGTCGCGGCTCGCGCTCGCCGGGCGCGAGCAGGAGCGCTCCGACGTCGTGGAGGAAGGCGAGGTCGCCGAGCAGCACCCGCGTGACCCCGGGCCGTCCGGCCGCCTGGCTCGCGAGCGCGATGCCGAACGCCGTCGCGAGCGTGCCGTCGATGCCGGCGAGGCCGCGGTTGGCGTGCACGGGCACCTTCTTGCCCCCGAGCACGGCATCGGCGACGCGCACGAGTCGCGAGGATCCGAAGACGAGCCGGTCGTGCGGCCACGTCGCTCTCCACACGGCGTCGACGACCGTCGGACGATCGAGCGGTGCGCGGATCGCCGCGAGCTCCGCGGATATCGCCCCGAGCCGCTCACTGGGAACGGCGGAGGACAGGCCGTCGACATCGGGCGCCGCAGGAGAGAGATCGATGGATGCCGCGCGCGACGCCCGCAGCCACAGTCCGAGCCACTCGCGGTCGTCCTCCCCCGCCGCGACCGCGACGGCGTCGAGAGGTGTCGTCGCGCCATTGAGGTTGAGGGGCTCTCCCGGCCCGCGGAGCGCGAACACCTCCACCTCGGGGTCGGAGAGGAGCGCCGCCGTCTCGCGGCTCAGCGTCGGATGGCCGAGCACGACGACGCGCTCGATGCGTCCGCCGAGCTCGGGGTCGCGGAGCAGGTCGCGGTAGCCGTGCACGAGGTTGCGACCGAAGCGCGCGCCGCTGACGACCTCCGCGATGAGCGGCCAGCCGCCCTCGTGGGCGAGGGTCTCGGCATCCGGTCCCGCATCCGCCCCCGCGAGCACGACGGTGCGGGGCCCGCGCGGAAGCAGGTGGGGACGATCCTCGGGCTCCATGGGCAGGTCGGCCTCGCCGATGCCGCCGCCGCCCTGGTACAGCGCGCCGGACGGGTCGTCGGGCTCCTCCGCCTCGACGGGAGCGGCGTCGAGATCGTGGTCGGGCTCGACGGTGAGCTCGGCCGCCGGCACGAGCAGCCACGACGGAAGGTCGCCCGCGAGCGGCTCGCGGAACGGCAGGTTGAGGTGCACGGGGCCCGGTGAGCGCGTGCCGGCGCCGAGCGCCGCCGCGACCGCCTGGGCGGCGACCTCGCGCAGCATGACGCTCTGCTCTCCCCCGCCCTCGGGGTCGCTCGCCTCGGGCACGGGGAGGTCGGCCTCCCACCGCACGCTCGGTGCGAACATGCCGGGCTGGCGCGTGGTCTGGTTGGCGCCCACGCCGCGCAGCTCGGGCGGCCGGTCGGCCGTGAGCAGCAGGAGCGGCACGCCGGCGTGGTGCGCCTCGAGGGAGGCGGGCAGCAGGTTCGCGGCGGCGGTCCCGGACGTGCAGACGACGGCCGCCGGCATCCGGGACTCCCGTCCGATGCCGAGCGCCGTGAAGCCGGCCACGCGCTCGTCGAGCCGAACGTGCAGCGACAGCGCGCCGCGCTCCTCGAGCTCGGCGGCGACGAGGGCGAGCGCCTGGGAGCGCGAGCCGGGGCTCAGCACGACGTGCCGCACACCCTGCTCGACGAGGGCGCCGAAGAGCGCGGCCGCGGCGTCGGTCGCGGGCGAGGGCAGCTGACGCGGATCGGGCTCGTCGATGAGATCGGCGAAGCGCTCGCCGTCTGCCTCGGGATCCACGCTCAGCCGGCGACGCCGCGCTGACCGCGGGTGTCGTCGTCGTCGGGGCTCGGGCGTCCCTTGGCCTCGGTGCCGGGGGTCGCGGCCTCACCGGGCTTGGCGGGGCCCGGCGAGCCCGTGGCGGGCGGCGCCGAGAGACGGTTCCACTTGGGATCGTCGTCCTCGGCGTCGAGCTGCGCGAGCTCCTCCTCCAGGCGGCGGATGCGCTCGTCCTGGTCGCTCTGCGTTCCGATGCGGCCGAGGAACTCGAGGTCGTCGTCGGGGGCGCTCCGGGAGCCCGCCGCGTTGACGCGGGAACGCCCCAGCACGAGCCACATGACGCCGCCGATGACGGGGAGCAGCACGACGATGAGGATCCACACCGGCTTGCCCACGCCGCGGTGGCGGATGGCGGGCTGTGCCGAGCAGTCGACGATGGTGAAGACCCAGAAGGCGACCGCCAGTACGGCGAGTATGAGCAGCACCTTCGTCACGCCTCCATCCTAGGCGCGCGCGCTGGAGATGGCCTGGGCGTGACCGAACGGTGACCGGCGCCGGTCCAGGCGAATTACGATGTCTAGGTGAAAGCCCGCTCCGCCCTTCTCTATACGGTGCTGCGGCTCCTCGCGTTCATCGTGCCGTTCGCGATCCTGATGCTGTTCCCCGTCTTCCAGGAGCTCTACTGGCTCGCCGCGATCTTCGCCGCCCTCATCGGGCTGAGCCTGTCGCTCCTGTTCCTGCGGCGCCCGCTCGACGACGTGTCGGCGGGCCTCGCGGACCGCCGTGAGCGCCGGAAGAGGGCCGACCGCGTCAGCGATGAGGACATCGAGGATGCCGCGTCCGACGCCGGCGGCGCCGCCGACCAGCGCTGACCGCCCGGGTCAGCCGATGAAGGCCCAGCAGAGGAACGCGCCGTAGGCGATCGACGTCAGCGACGTGAGGGCGAGGGCGACGAGCAGCTCCTTCGGCAGGCGGTACGTCCAGACGATCAGGATCGCCGGCAGCGCCGCGAGCAGGGCCAGCAGCGTCAGCCACGCGATCGGGTAGAACAGCGCGATGAAGACCGCGATGCCGAACGCGACGGCGATGAACGCCGTGAAGAGCCACTGGGTCGCGCGGCGTCCGATGAGCACCGTCAGCGTGCGCTTGCGGGCGGCACGGTCCTGGTCGATGTCGCGCAGGTTGTTGGCGAGCAGCACGGCGCACGCGAGGAGACCCGCGGCGACGGCCCCGAGCCAGGCCTCCTGCGGAACGGCGAGCGCCTGCACGTAGGTCGTGCCGGCCGTCGCGACGAGCCCGAAGAAGACGAACACGAAGAGCTCGCCCAGGCCGTAGTAGCCGTAGGGGCGCTTGCCGCCTGTGTAGAACCAGGCCGCGAGGATGCAGACGGCGCCGACCACCAGCATCCACCACTGCTGCGTCCTGATGACGATCGCAAGGCCCGCGAGCGCGGCGATCGCGAAGAACGCGAACGCGACGAAGAGCACCGTGCGGGGCTTGGCTTTGCGCGATGCGGTGAGTCGGGCGGGGCCGACGCGGTGGTCGTCGGTGCCGCGGATGCCGTCGCTGTAGTCGTTGGCGTAGTTGACGCCGATCTGCAGGCTCACCGACACGATCAGGCAGAAGAGCGCGATGACCCAGTGGAACTGCACATCGACGAGGTGCGCCGCGCCCGTGCCGATGAGCACGGGCGTGACGGCGAGGGGCAGGGTGCGCAGGCGCGCGGCGCCGATCCAGTCGCGCGCCGTCGCCTTCTCGACGCGGCGCGGGTCGCGGGACTCGTTCGTCTTCTGCGGGTTCCCGCGCGACGGCTGCCGGTTCGGGCTCGTGCGCTTGCGGTTCTTGCTGGGGGTGCCTGCCACGAGGGGACATCATAGAGGCACCGTTCATGAGCGTCGCGCAAGGCCTGGGCGAGGCGCTCCGGCCGGCGTCATGATGGCGGGATGCTGACCGTGGGAACCGTCGTCCTGACCGTCGAAGACATCCCCCGGGCCGGCGCGTTCTGGCGCGCCGCCCTCGGATACGTCAACCGCCGGGAGCCGACCGACGACTGGGTCGTGCTCGATCCGCCGTACAAGACCGACCAGCTCGCGCCGGGCGCGAGCATCGCGCTGTCGGTCACGGGCTACCCGCAGCACTATCCGCCGCGGATCCACCTCGACATCTACGCGGACGACCAGGCCGCCGGGGTGGAGCGTCTGCTGGGCCTCGGCGCCCGCGAGGTCGATTGGCACGACTACCCCGAGGACGCCGACTGGATCGTGCTGGAGGACACCGAGGGCAACCGCTTCTGCGTCGTGGACAAGTCGGCGGAGCACGCGAAGGCCGAGAACTGACCGCCGTCAGTGCAGAGCGGTGACCGCGCGGCGGATCGCCTCTCGGTCGGGCTTGCCCGAGGGCAGCGTCGCGAGCTCGTCGACCAGCACGAGCCGGGTCGGCCGCGCGTGCGCGCCGATCTCCGCCGCGACGGCGGAGCGCGCCTCCTCGAGTTGCACCGACTCGCTGCGGCGCAGCGCCTCGCCACGGGAGGCGACGACGACGGATGCCTCGCCCCACCGCTCGTCGGGCACGCCGATGACGACCGCGCCGGACAGGCCCGGCACGGACCGCACGATCCGCTCGACCCGGTCGAGGGAGATGTTGATCCCGCCCGAGACGATGACGTTGTCGATGCGCCCCTTGACGCGCAGGATGCCGTCTTCGATGATCCCGGCGTCGCCCGTGCGGTACCAGCGGCGGCCGTGGTCGTCGACGCGGAAGACCGCCTCGGTCCCGTCCGTGTCGCCGAGATAGCCGTCGGCGAGCGTCGGCCCCGCGAGCTGCACCTCGCCGTCGAGGATGCGGATGCCCACGCCGTCGAGCGGGCGCCCGTCGTAGACGCAGCCCCCGCTCGTCTCGGTCGAGCCGTACGTGCGGACGATGCGCGCGCCGACCTCGTGCGCACGCTCGAGCACGACGGGAGGGAGAGCCTGACCTCCGACCAGGATCGCCTCGAACGACCGGATCGCCGCGGCCACCGAGCGGTCGCCCTCCGCGGCATCCAGCAGCCTCGACAGCTGCGCCGGCACGAGCGACGTGTACGTGGGAACGCGGACGCCGCCCCGGCTCGACACCATCGTGAGCGCCAGCGCCGTGAACGACTGCGGCGTGAACGCACCGCTCAGGATCGCCGGCTCGCGATCGGCGACGATCGAGCGCACGAGCACCTGGAGGCCCGCGACGTAGCTCGCCGGAAGCGCGAGGAGCCACGCGCCCTCGCCGACCCGCGCGAAGGTGGCGAGCGCGCTCGCGGTGAGGGCGTCGCGGCTCAGGATGACGCTCTTCGGAACGCCCGTCGAGCCCGACGTCGTCACGACGACGGCGGTTCCCGCGCGGACGGCGCCCGGGACCGCCCGCACCATCCCGAGCCCGAGGGCCGGTCCTGCGCCGTGGATGGCGGAGCGGAGCCCCCGCAGGATCTCGCGGGGGTCGTCACCGACGACCGGTTCGAGCCTCATGCCGTGCACGAACTCCTCACGATCGGCCGCCTGGCCGGCGACACGCCGAGCCGGAGAGGCCGCATGGCGCGAGATTGCGGAGTTGGTGCCATGGCGCGGGTCAGTACTGCCAGGGGTACGCAGCCCAGTCGGGCTCGCGCTTCTCGAGGAACGCGTCGCGGCCCTCGACCGCCTCGTCGGTGCCGTAGGCGAGACGCGTGGCCTCGCCCGCGAAGACCTGCTGG
This genomic interval carries:
- a CDS encoding DUF4229 domain-containing protein, whose protein sequence is MKARSALLYTVLRLLAFIVPFAILMLFPVFQELYWLAAIFAALIGLSLSLLFLRRPLDDVSAGLADRRERRKRADRVSDEDIEDAASDAGGAADQR
- the menD gene encoding 2-succinyl-5-enolpyruvyl-6-hydroxy-3-cyclohexene-1-carboxylic-acid synthase: MDEPDPRQLPSPATDAAAALFGALVEQGVRHVVLSPGSRSQALALVAAELEERGALSLHVRLDERVAGFTALGIGRESRMPAAVVCTSGTAAANLLPASLEAHHAGVPLLLLTADRPPELRGVGANQTTRQPGMFAPSVRWEADLPVPEASDPEGGGEQSVMLREVAAQAVAAALGAGTRSPGPVHLNLPFREPLAGDLPSWLLVPAAELTVEPDHDLDAAPVEAEEPDDPSGALYQGGGGIGEADLPMEPEDRPHLLPRGPRTVVLAGADAGPDAETLAHEGGWPLIAEVVSGARFGRNLVHGYRDLLRDPELGGRIERVVVLGHPTLSRETAALLSDPEVEVFALRGPGEPLNLNGATTPLDAVAVAAGEDDREWLGLWLRASRAASIDLSPAAPDVDGLSSAVPSERLGAISAELAAIRAPLDRPTVVDAVWRATWPHDRLVFGSSRLVRVADAVLGGKKVPVHANRGLAGIDGTLATAFGIALASQAAGRPGVTRVLLGDLAFLHDVGALLLAPGEREPRLQVVVGNDGGGTIFDGLEVAQVAGRTAMDRVLYTPHTVSLDQLAAAYGWEYTRATTRSELDQALTSPVAGRHLIEVPLPR
- a CDS encoding permease prefix domain 1-containing protein, translating into MNTDIHRLLDEAFQGVEMTPDAQDLKEEVRANLIARVDELEASGSSPAEAARLAIAELGDVRDLLDGGRDAAAPAAPESAQAAFLRHRVRPKSGFVVRTVVLSLIAAVALVLLVLGAFAIVPVGTAGLVALGLAVSLPLGIVTADALRQETTTNHPLPTGRAVGFGLATFGGLEALALGAVFAVDLTAVGVLVVAALLLVASIVAFSWLAATQTNRKKAWTRAAWNLEVSNRFEDEPETAARFGIYTAVIWIVTFAVIVLLIFTVGWWWGLLAFVGGFAVMMLVLANMMFGARRKP
- a CDS encoding AMP-binding protein; amino-acid sequence: MRLEPVVGDDPREILRGLRSAIHGAGPALGLGMVRAVPGAVRAGTAVVVTTSGSTGVPKSVILSRDALTASALATFARVGEGAWLLALPASYVAGLQVLVRSIVADREPAILSGAFTPQSFTALALTMVSSRGGVRVPTYTSLVPAQLSRLLDAAEGDRSVAAAIRSFEAILVGGQALPPVVLERAHEVGARIVRTYGSTETSGGCVYDGRPLDGVGIRILDGEVQLAGPTLADGYLGDTDGTEAVFRVDDHGRRWYRTGDAGIIEDGILRVKGRIDNVIVSGGINISLDRVERIVRSVPGLSGAVVIGVPDERWGEASVVVASRGEALRRSESVQLEEARSAVAAEIGAHARPTRLVLVDELATLPSGKPDREAIRRAVTALH
- a CDS encoding PadR family transcriptional regulator, translated to MTQDDAFAADLLRGHTDTIVLGVLRRGDRYGFEIYKTIRDAIGGDYEIKEATLYATYRRLEKDGLVESYWGDETQGGRRKYYRITDAGRSVYRSNVSAWVATRRIIDSLLDVKEQQ
- a CDS encoding VOC family protein, with the protein product MLTVGTVVLTVEDIPRAGAFWRAALGYVNRREPTDDWVVLDPPYKTDQLAPGASIALSVTGYPQHYPPRIHLDIYADDQAAGVERLLGLGAREVDWHDYPEDADWIVLEDTEGNRFCVVDKSAEHAKAEN
- a CDS encoding 1,4-dihydroxy-2-naphthoate polyprenyltransferase, translated to MAGTPSKNRKRTSPNRQPSRGNPQKTNESRDPRRVEKATARDWIGAARLRTLPLAVTPVLIGTGAAHLVDVQFHWVIALFCLIVSVSLQIGVNYANDYSDGIRGTDDHRVGPARLTASRKAKPRTVLFVAFAFFAIAALAGLAIVIRTQQWWMLVVGAVCILAAWFYTGGKRPYGYYGLGELFVFVFFGLVATAGTTYVQALAVPQEAWLGAVAAGLLACAVLLANNLRDIDQDRAARKRTLTVLIGRRATQWLFTAFIAVAFGIAVFIALFYPIAWLTLLALLAALPAILIVWTYRLPKELLVALALTSLTSIAYGAFLCWAFIG
- a CDS encoding PLD nuclease N-terminal domain-containing protein yields the protein MTKVLLILAVLAVAFWVFTIVDCSAQPAIRHRGVGKPVWILIVVLLPVIGGVMWLVLGRSRVNAAGSRSAPDDDLEFLGRIGTQSDQDERIRRLEEELAQLDAEDDDPKWNRLSAPPATGSPGPAKPGEAATPGTEAKGRPSPDDDDTRGQRGVAG
- a CDS encoding PPK2 family polyphosphate kinase, which encodes MTAESQKYWTGDPAEILRVGDGSRLDEIDPSSTPGYEGGKSKGKKDLSSGEKELGELQERLYARSQAEVTNASVLLVLQALDCAGKSGIIRHVVGAVDPQGISVSAFKQPTDEEKAHDFLWRIEKALPEAGYIGVFDRSHYEDVLIARVRELAPADEIERRYDAINEFEKRLTDGGTRIVKVMLHISSDEQKRRLMRRLDRPDKHWKYNPSDVDERMLWPKYMEAYQIAIERTSTDAAPWHVIPGDHKWYGRVAIQALLLAALEDINPKWPVADYDVEAEKARLAAS
- a CDS encoding fibronectin type III domain-containing protein yields the protein MTRASTRLTSLIAVLATSVLLLLLGAAPGAAQAVAGVPGAATAVTATKDDTAHTATVTWKAPSSDGGSPITGYRLVRLTTAGPTVGSTTVGPGIRSRVYTNLAPGTTLIVAVIPLNAAGSGPARTTSITMAQATLTTDTPTITGTAQVGSILTAHPGTWGPPPVSFSFQWYAGSTRILGATGSVYTPTSTDVGKPLKVQVTGAKPGYASSARFSAPTAPVLRDVPVVPGAVSSTVITQDDRDRTATLTWTPPFSDGGSPVTGYRVTRNGTDASGNGPLTVILGPDARSWTAVDLARETTYELTVAAINAVGTGAPTTEEVTLRLGVITPVAPVIVGTPQVGSTLTVDAGTWEPQPVTLTYQWNRYSTPIPGATGRSYTLVADDAGQAISVTVTGSKPGYPPTSITSPQVTVTLPEGSRVVDVAAGDYHSLAVTADGRVFAWGANFSGQLGDGTTTDRPTPVAVAGITDAVAVAAGQGFSLAATADGHVYAWGQNQYGQLGDGTTTDRRSPALVAGVTDAVDVTAALTHALALTADGRLYAWGDNTEGALGDGTDTHRYTPIVVPGLSDVVSVSTSYSHSLAATADGSVYHWGYFPDGGLGDGNPGRYTPARVSGIPPVVSVAAGGSHALAVGADGRAYTWGANMDGQFGNGTRVANPAPAPVRHATRQDLTGIVEVAGAFHSLAVTSSGELFVWGRNERGQLGLGVAGAWESWPTLNPAISGIRSVAVSYQHSLAVTADGRVYAWGVNERGQLGDGSIVNRRSPVVVGGIG